The following are from one region of the Synechococcus sp. CBW1108 genome:
- a CDS encoding VOC family protein: protein MISIEQVDHIGIRVTDKACALRFYALLGFKVEAESDFEPVTILKNPAGVEINLIINGVDTTGGKNVLMDVPEKHPGLTHVALRVKDIRETIAALRENIITITQGPVTFGDGHVSVFVRDPDRTTLELRARMSENDAKGIEGLEFYNPKG from the coding sequence ATGATCAGCATCGAACAGGTCGACCATATCGGTATACGCGTCACCGATAAGGCATGTGCGCTGCGCTTTTACGCACTTCTTGGCTTCAAGGTCGAGGCCGAATCCGATTTCGAGCCGGTGACCATCCTCAAGAACCCTGCTGGCGTCGAGATCAACCTGATCATCAACGGTGTCGACACCACCGGCGGGAAGAACGTGCTGATGGACGTGCCGGAAAAACATCCTGGCCTGACACACGTGGCGCTGCGGGTCAAAGACATTCGGGAGACCATTGCCGCACTGCGTGAAAACATTATCACCATTACGCAGGGGCCGGTGACGTTCGGCGACGGGCATGTCTCGGTGTTTGTGCGCGACCCGGACCGCACCACGCTGGAATTGCGGGCACGCATGAGCGAAAACGACGCCAAGGGCATCGAGGGCTTGGAGTTCTATAACCCCAAGGGTTAG